The following coding sequences lie in one Salvia splendens isolate huo1 unplaced genomic scaffold, SspV2 ctg852, whole genome shotgun sequence genomic window:
- the LOC121791610 gene encoding sodium/calcium exchanger NCL2-like, with the protein MGKMRIISVVALVVLVSMQVGDGRLIREVGLGATETCEPTYGFLPCSSNAWGLLFLVIIFEILITLGSQYVGDGSDLFFQTIGPGILGASVFQFLGTIPQIVMVLATVLSGTKEAAQERATLGMGLVAGSTVLILTFIWGISIILASYDLSEAPTLDKSGSQKTTPQGYGAVTDVETSYTARIMLIPLLPFLILLLAQAFSSSSVKRVFLLIALIVSVLLLFGFILYQAFQPWIQSRRFEYLMSKYAKDKLLRLLSRNGRPDTRKIQDLFNQIDKDRSTSVSAAELRVLLLGVRLDEDDLSTDRDVENVLESFDTTGDGRINQEEFIAGMTKLLDDLAEERQNRIKGSRATNSQVSDPSQQGLLGNSNSSNVSKSQSSQTTWLNYLQALSLVILGIALMSAFAEPLITSVVGFATAASLPNFSVSYLAIPLATNYRVAVQAFASSGNKSQNSISLTLSTLYSSVYMNNVVSLIVFLAPVYALNLSVDVFAEVLVVITMNTVMTALTGFRTSFPSWLGYVVVMLYPVSLALTYVLTYVLGWP; encoded by the exons ATGGGGAAAATGAGAATAATCAGTGTGGTGGCTCTGGTTGTACTTGTGAGCATGCAGGTGGGTGATGGCCGTTTGATAAGGGAGGTGGGTTTGGGTGCGACGGAGACGTGTGAGCCGACGTATGGTTTCTTGCCATGCTCGAGCAATGCGTGGGGGCTGCTCTTCCTGGTCATCATCTTCGAAATCCTGATAACCTTGGGCAGCCAATATGTTGGCGATGGATCGGACCTCTTCTTCCAAACCATCGGACCGGGCATACTTGGCGCCAGTGTGTTTCAGTTTCTTGGCACAATCCCTCAGATTGTCATGGTTCTTG CAACGGTGCTTTCGGGAACCAAAGAGGCTGCTCAAGAAAGGGCCACTCTTGGGATGGGATTGGTTGCTGGATCAACCGTTTTGATTCTGACTTTCATATGGGGCATTTCCATTATCCTTGCTAGCTATGATCTCTCAGAAGCTCCCACTCTCGACAAATCTGGAAGCCAGAAAACCACACCACAAG GTTATGGCGCTGTAACAGATGTCGAAACGAGCTACACTGCACGGATAATGCTGATACCCTTGCTTCCTTTTCTCATCCTTTTGCTAGCACAGGCTTTCAGTTCATCATCAGTGAAGAGAGTGTTTCTTCTTATTGCACTCATTGTCTCAGTTTTGTTgcttttcggcttcattttgtATCAGGCATTCCAGCCTTGGATTCAGTCTCGTAGATTCGAGTACTTGATGAGCAAATATGCAAAGGACAAGCTGCTCAGACTCTTGTCCAGAAACGGCAGGCCTGATACTCGAAAAATACAAGA CCTGTTTAACCAAATTGACAAGGACAGAAGCACGTCTGTATCAGCAGCAGAACTCAGAGTGCTTCTCTTGGGTGTGAGGCTGGATGAAGATGACTTGAGCACAGACAGAGATGTTGAGAATGTGTTGGAGTCTTTTGATACCACCGGAGATGGACGTATCAACCAAGAAGAGTTCATCGCAGGCATGACCAAATTACTCGATGATCTGGCTGAGGAGAGGCAAAACCGCATCAAAGGAAGTAGAGCCACCAATTCTCAG GTAAGTGATCCATCACAACAGGGCTTGTTAGGTAACAGCAACAGCTCGAACGTAAGCAAAAGCCAAAGTTCTCAAACCACTTGGCTGAACTATCTGCAAGCTCTTTCCTTGGTGATTCTTGGGATAGCATTGATGTCTGCTTTCGCAGAGCCACTGATCACCAGTGTCGTGGGTTTCGCCACAGCAGCAAGTCTGCCTAATTTCTCTGTCTCATACTTGGCCATACCCTTAGCTACGAACTACCGAGTTGCAGTTCAAGCATTTGCTTCATCCGGAAACAAGTCACAGAACTCCATTTCTTTGACACTCTCTACG CTTTACAGTAGCGTGTACATGAACAACGTGGTGAGCTTGATTGTGTTCCTTGCACCAGTTTATGCTCTGAATCTGTCCGTAGATGTCTTTGCAGAAGTTCTGGTAGTTATCACGATGAACACTGTGATGACGGCTCTGACAGGCTTCCGCACCTCATTCCCTAGCTGGTTGGGTTATGTAGTTGTGATGTTATACCCGGTTTCTCTGGCATTAACCTATGTTCTTACTTATGTTCTAGGATGGCCTTAG
- the LOC121791608 gene encoding probable pre-mRNA-splicing factor ATP-dependent RNA helicase DEAH9 — MQAVRKAVTAGFFSNACRIEAFSHNDAYKTIRGSQEVYIHPSSVLFRVNPKWVIYHSIVSTERQYMRNVITIEPSWLPEAAPHFYHRQQLDPRLHSL, encoded by the exons ATGCAG GCAGTGAGGAAGGCAGTTACTGCTGGATTTTTCTCTAACGCTTGTCGCATAGAA GCCTTCAGCCATAACGACGCATACAAAACTATACGAGGTTCACAAGAAGTCTATATTCACCCTTCGTCTGTATTATTCAG AGTGAATCCAAAGTGGGTGATCTACCATTCTATTGTCTCGACTGAGCGTCAGTACATGCGCAATGTCATCACTATAGAACCCTCGTGGCTGCCAGAGGCTGCTCCGCACTTCTACCACCGCCAACAGCTCGATCCTAGATTGCATTCCCTTTGA